From Paenibacillus graminis, a single genomic window includes:
- a CDS encoding ABC transporter ATP-binding protein, with protein MEFLKIENLCKLYGKAENQVTALDHVSLTIEKGEFTAIIGSSGSGKSTLLHIIGGVDVPTSGKVYLDGQDVYAQSNEKLAIFRRRQVGLIYQFHNLIPTLNVVENITLPILMDKRKVNEERLNDLLEMLGLQDRKTHLPNQLSGGQQQRVSIGRALMNAPAVMLADEPTGSLDSRNGHEIIKLLKESNKKYGQTLLLVTHDENIALQADRIIGISDGKVVRDERVRP; from the coding sequence ATGGAGTTTTTAAAAATTGAAAATCTATGCAAGCTCTACGGCAAGGCCGAAAATCAAGTTACCGCGCTTGACCATGTTTCGCTTACCATCGAAAAGGGGGAGTTTACCGCAATCATCGGCTCCTCCGGCTCCGGCAAATCCACATTGCTTCACATCATCGGCGGCGTGGACGTGCCGACAAGCGGAAAGGTGTATTTGGACGGGCAGGATGTATATGCCCAAAGCAATGAAAAACTCGCCATTTTCCGCAGGCGGCAGGTTGGGCTGATCTACCAGTTTCACAACCTCATTCCCACTCTGAATGTGGTGGAAAACATCACCTTGCCTATCCTGATGGACAAGCGCAAGGTCAACGAGGAACGGCTGAATGACCTGCTCGAAATGCTTGGGCTACAAGACCGCAAAACGCATTTACCCAATCAGCTTTCCGGCGGTCAGCAACAACGCGTTTCCATAGGACGTGCCTTGATGAACGCCCCGGCGGTCATGCTTGCCGACGAACCTACGGGCAGTTTGGACAGCCGGAATGGGCATGAAATCATCAAGCTGCTGAAAGAAAGCAATAAAAAATATGGGCAGACCCTGCTCCTTGTCACCCATGACGAAAATATCGCCCTGCAAGCAGACCGCATTATCGGCATATCCGACGGTAAAGTAGTGAGAGACGAGAGGGTGCGGCCATGA
- a CDS encoding sensor histidine kinase has product MLRNREFRQFAILFSLMAAAAVILGFAINAAAGILSIASAAAFGTAFYVFTQARYISIARISNQIDLVLHNTDHLYIGESDEGELSILHSEITKMTLRIRDQNDALKKEKEHLADSLADIAHQLRTPLTSANLILSLLANNPGENERKAFVRETEELLVRMDWLITSLLKLSRLDAGIVVFQSGQIDVNQLINAALRPFLIPMELHDIDLQIDAPEGIVIQGDSGWLSEAIQNILKNCMESAGGNGKIEIVCTDNPLFTEITIHDSGAGFEKEDLPRLFDRFYRGKSPNATGYGIGLALCRMIITRQGGTINAKNHPQGGALFAIRFPK; this is encoded by the coding sequence ATGCTTCGGAATAGGGAATTCCGGCAGTTTGCTATTTTGTTCTCCTTAATGGCCGCAGCCGCTGTAATACTGGGATTTGCAATTAATGCGGCGGCGGGAATCCTGTCCATTGCTTCTGCCGCCGCCTTTGGCACAGCGTTCTACGTGTTTACCCAAGCCCGATACATAAGCATTGCGCGGATTTCAAATCAAATCGATCTTGTACTTCATAATACTGACCACCTGTATATTGGTGAATCAGACGAGGGCGAACTTTCCATTCTGCACAGCGAGATAACAAAAATGACGTTGCGTATTCGGGACCAAAACGACGCGCTGAAAAAAGAAAAAGAGCATCTTGCCGATTCACTGGCCGACATCGCCCACCAACTCCGGACCCCGCTCACCTCCGCGAACCTCATTCTGTCATTGTTAGCGAATAACCCTGGTGAGAACGAGCGGAAAGCATTTGTGCGGGAAACAGAGGAATTGCTTGTACGGATGGATTGGCTAATTACTTCCCTATTGAAATTATCCCGCCTGGACGCGGGCATTGTGGTGTTCCAAAGCGGGCAAATCGATGTAAACCAATTGATAAACGCCGCGCTTCGCCCGTTCCTAATCCCCATGGAACTGCATGATATTGATCTGCAAATAGACGCACCTGAAGGGATAGTTATTCAGGGCGATTCAGGTTGGCTTTCGGAAGCCATTCAAAATATCCTCAAAAATTGCATGGAAAGCGCAGGCGGGAACGGGAAGATTGAAATTGTCTGCACGGACAACCCGCTGTTTACTGAGATTACCATCCACGACAGCGGCGCAGGCTTTGAAAAAGAAGACCTCCCCCGCCTGTTTGACCGGTTTTATCGTGGGAAATCCCCAAACGCTACAGGATACGGAATTGGATTGGCTCTTTGCAGGATGATTATAACCCGTCAAGGAGGGACGATTAACGCAAAAAATCACCCGCAGGGCGGCGCGTTATTTGCCATTCGTTTCCCAAAGTGA
- a CDS encoding response regulator transcription factor — MKRIFLVEDDKAIAKNLILLLRSEGFTVTHAPTRSEALAALAGNTFDLALIDISLPDGNGFTVCTEIKETKDVPVIFLTASGDEASVVTGLNMGADDYITKPFRPRELIARIRTALRKSGRPGADFEIRGLYVDTASGIVKKNGSEVFLSALEYRLLLVFISNPKSIITRGRLLDELWDAAGEFVHDNTLTVYIKRLREKIENEPASPQIILTVRGTGYRLGGEYASE, encoded by the coding sequence ATGAAACGGATATTTTTGGTTGAGGATGATAAGGCAATCGCTAAGAACCTTATCCTTTTGCTTCGCTCGGAGGGATTCACAGTCACCCATGCCCCTACGCGGAGTGAGGCCCTTGCCGCACTGGCCGGGAATACATTTGACTTGGCGTTGATTGATATTTCTTTGCCTGACGGAAATGGCTTTACGGTTTGCACGGAAATCAAAGAAACTAAGGATGTTCCCGTTATCTTTCTGACCGCTTCCGGCGATGAGGCGAGTGTTGTCACCGGACTGAACATGGGCGCGGACGACTATATCACCAAGCCCTTTCGTCCGCGTGAATTGATTGCGCGAATTAGAACCGCCCTGCGAAAAAGCGGGCGTCCCGGGGCGGATTTTGAAATTCGCGGGCTTTATGTTGATACGGCAAGCGGAATTGTGAAAAAAAACGGCAGCGAGGTATTTCTTTCAGCATTAGAGTACCGCTTGTTGCTGGTGTTTATTAGCAACCCAAAAAGTATTATCACCAGGGGCAGGCTGCTTGACGAATTGTGGGACGCGGCGGGCGAGTTTGTCCATGACAATACACTGACCGTATACATCAAACGCTTGCGGGAGAAGATCGAGAACGAACCGGCAAGCCCGCAAATCATTCTGACCGTTCGCGGGACGGGATATAGATTGGGGGGAGAGTATGCTTCGGAATAG